One Rhinolophus sinicus isolate RSC01 linkage group LG06, ASM3656204v1, whole genome shotgun sequence DNA window includes the following coding sequences:
- the LOC109460420 gene encoding olfactory receptor 52H1, with protein MYNLSCYNPSSFILVGIPGLEKFHIWIGIPFCVIYVVAIVGNCILLYLIAVERSLHEPMFFFLSMLATTDLILSTATVPKLLSNLWHGSQEITFSGCLTQMFFLHFSFVVDSAILLAMAFDRYVAICLPLRYTTILTPQVIIKLVASIVVRSFSVILPDVFLLKRLPFCGTRIIPHTYCEHIGVARLSSADISINIWYGFAVPLMTVISDVIFIAVSYTFILHAVFQLSSQGARQKALSTCGSHVCVILMFYTPAFFSILAHRFGHSVPRNVLILFANLYVTIPPALNPIVYGVKTKQIQDRFILLFSLKKTQ; from the coding sequence ATGTATAACTTGAGCTGTTACAACCCCAGTTCCTTTATCCTTGTTGGAATACCTGGCCTGGAGAAGTTCCACATCTGGATTGGGATTCCCTTTTGTGTCATCTATGTTGTGGCTATTGTGGGCAATTGCATCCTTCTCTACCTCATTGCAGTTGAGCGCAGCCTCCATGAACccatgtttttcttcctctctatGCTGGCTACCACAGACCTCATCCTGTCGACTGCCACAGTGCCTAAACTGCTCAGTAACCTGTGGCATGGCTCCCAGGAAATAACCTTCTCTGGTTGTCTCACCCAGATGTTCTTCCTTCACTTCAGCTTTGTAGTGGACTCAGCCATTCTATTGGCCATGGCATTTGATCGCTATGTGGCCATCTGCCTCCCTTTGAGATACACCACCATCCTGACTCCACAGGTGATCATCAAGCTTGTTGCAAGCATTGTTGTAAGGAGCTTCTCTGTCATCCTGCCAGATGTTTTTCTGCTCAAACGGTTACCTTTCTGCGGGACACGTATCATCCCACACACATACTGTGAGCATATAGGGGTTGCTCGCCTTTCCTCTGCTGACATCTCCATCAACATCTGGTATGGATTTGCTGTGCCTCTCATGACTGTCATCTCAGATGTGATCTTTATTGCTGTTTCCTACACCTTCATCCTACATGCTGTCTTTCAACTCTCGTCCCAGGGTGCCCGCCAAAAGGCCCTCAGCACCTGCGGCTCTCATGTCTGTGTTATTCTCATGTTTTACACACCTGCCTTCTTCTCCATCCTGGCTCATCGCTTTGGGCACAGTGTCCCTCGAAATGTGCTCATTCTATTTGCCAATCTCTATGTGACCATTCCTCCTGCTCTAAATCCCATTGTTTATGGAGTGAAAACCAAGCAGATCCAGGACAGATTTatcctccttttctctttgaagaagacacaatga